Proteins co-encoded in one Streptomyces sp. NBC_01571 genomic window:
- a CDS encoding transposase has translation MSLHLACDDASAAVDWRLFLPESWDPASPKADPARIARRTPAASPPTSATWRSSSWPWT, from the coding sequence GTGTCTTTGCACCTGGCCTGCGACGATGCCTCGGCGGCTGTCGACTGGCGGCTGTTCCTGCCCGAGAGCTGGGATCCCGCCTCGCCGAAAGCCGATCCGGCCAGAATCGCCCGCCGCACCCCCGCGGCATCCCCGCCGACGTCGGCCACGTGGAGAAGTAGCAGCTGGCCCTGGACATGA
- a CDS encoding transposase, whose translation MIDETRSWGIDIPLVVADGGHGSLPPRPGGTPASPMRGGIPTTAHPQDARPHLPPYGGRGPRPQPVYPEPAQTVKRLVIAAGRQAARPVQGQEGSRPCTGRSGLKRMYSRFVALRIRPAGREIRKNTTALNCPCGGCWPNGPPPSQPVQIWLSSLPADTPPATLVRTAKLRWRIEHAYHEMKQALGLTHFEGRTWRGWHTTSPSSPSHTPSAPSSASPAPQKRRRRPEPLPSCPRTAVTPRTLDRRRLPHLSPRHAEPHINLTRHY comes from the coding sequence ATGATCGACGAGACGAGATCGTGGGGCATCGACATTCCGCTCGTCGTCGCCGACGGCGGCCACGGCAGCCTTCCGCCTCGGCCTGGAGGAACGCCGGCCTCGCCTATGCGGGGGGGCATCCCCACCACCGCCCACCCCCAAGACGCACGCCCGCACCTCCCGCCCTACGGCGGCCGCGGCCCAAGACCCCAGCCGGTCTACCCCGAGCCGGCGCAGACAGTAAAGAGGCTGGTCATCGCGGCCGGCAGACAGGCCGCCCGGCCGGTGCAGGGGCAGGAGGGCTCCCGTCCCTGCACCGGCCGCAGCGGGCTGAAGCGCATGTACTCACGCTTCGTGGCCCTGCGGATCAGGCCCGCCGGACGCGAGATCCGCAAGAACACGACGGCCCTGAACTGCCCGTGCGGTGGCTGCTGGCCGAATGGCCCGCCACCGAGCCAACCGGTGCAGATCTGGCTGTCCAGCCTGCCCGCCGACACCCCTCCGGCCACCCTCGTGCGCACCGCGAAACTGCGCTGGCGCATCGAGCACGCCTACCACGAGATGAAACAGGCCCTGGGCCTGACCCACTTCGAAGGCCGCACCTGGCGGGGCTGGCACACCACGTCACCCTCGTCTCCGTCGCACACGCCTTCTGCACCCTCCAGCGCATCACCCGCTCCCCAAAAGAGACGGCGCCGGCCTGAGCCTCTACCGAGTTGCCCGCGAACTGCAGTCACTCCTCGCACTCTGGACCGGCGGCGCCTGCCCCACCTGTCACCGCGACACGCCGAACCTCATATCAACCTGACCAGGCACTACTAG
- a CDS encoding NADH:flavin oxidoreductase/NADH oxidase — MSRLFSPLTLRGTTFPNRAWVAPMCQYSSVDGYPQDWHLVHLGSLARGGAGLVMQEATAVEPEGRITPSDAGIWDDGQAAAYTRITDFVHGQGAIAGIQISHAGRKASTAPPWEGDVYVEPEAGGWQTVAPSPLPFGDWPAPRELGANDIRALVRAFGEAAGRALSAGFEVLEIHAAHGYLLHQFLSPLSNHRSDEYGGDLDGRSRFLVQVTDAVRAQWPEDRPLFVRFSATDWADGGWTPEETVELSRHLVAHGVDLVDITSGGLVHNARIEVEPGYQVPFARTVREGAALPVSAVGLITAPEQADQILVDRSADAIMLARELLRNPTWPLRAARVLGDDVPWPKQYQRGRPRHR, encoded by the coding sequence ATGAGCCGTCTCTTCTCGCCGCTGACCCTCCGCGGCACGACCTTCCCAAACCGGGCCTGGGTGGCCCCCATGTGCCAGTACAGCTCGGTCGACGGCTATCCGCAGGACTGGCATCTGGTCCATCTCGGCTCCCTGGCACGCGGCGGGGCCGGCCTGGTCATGCAGGAGGCCACGGCAGTGGAACCTGAGGGCCGGATCACTCCTTCCGACGCCGGCATCTGGGATGACGGGCAGGCTGCCGCGTACACGCGGATTACCGACTTCGTCCACGGGCAGGGAGCCATTGCCGGCATCCAGATCTCCCATGCCGGCCGCAAGGCGTCGACGGCACCGCCGTGGGAGGGTGACGTGTACGTCGAACCGGAGGCCGGAGGATGGCAGACGGTCGCACCGTCACCGCTGCCGTTCGGCGACTGGCCGGCCCCGCGGGAGCTCGGCGCGAACGACATCCGGGCTTTGGTCAGGGCCTTCGGTGAGGCCGCCGGGCGCGCGCTGTCCGCCGGCTTCGAGGTCCTGGAGATCCACGCCGCGCACGGCTATCTGCTGCACCAGTTCCTGTCACCGCTGTCCAACCACCGCAGCGACGAGTACGGAGGCGATCTCGACGGGCGCAGCCGTTTCCTGGTCCAGGTCACCGACGCCGTACGGGCGCAGTGGCCGGAGGACCGCCCGCTGTTCGTACGCTTCTCGGCCACGGACTGGGCCGACGGTGGCTGGACCCCGGAGGAGACGGTCGAGCTGTCGCGGCATCTGGTGGCCCACGGCGTCGATCTGGTGGACATCACCAGCGGCGGGCTCGTCCACAACGCCCGTATCGAAGTGGAGCCCGGCTACCAGGTGCCCTTCGCCCGAACCGTCCGCGAGGGCGCGGCCCTGCCCGTCTCCGCGGTCGGCCTGATCACCGCACCGGAGCAGGCCGACCAGATCCTCGTGGACCGCTCGGCCGACGCGATCATGCTCGCGCGCGAACTGCTGCGCAACCCGACCTGGCCGCTTCGCGCGGCCCGCGTGCTCGGTGACGACGTCCCGTGGCCGAAGCAGTACCAGCGTGGCCGCCCACGTCATCGCTGA
- a CDS encoding TraR/DksA C4-type zinc finger protein, giving the protein MSDPCTNAAFPVPQGESMRALLAADRVATLQQISALSREFEGIVEANAQVAIDDEHDPEGGSTAFERAHVAALLSQSREHLNDLDRALERLERGDYGRCEQCGEPIPTERLEVRPAAKTCVRCASVAR; this is encoded by the coding sequence ATGAGCGATCCATGCACCAATGCCGCTTTTCCCGTGCCCCAGGGCGAGTCGATGCGGGCGCTGCTCGCGGCCGACCGTGTCGCCACGCTGCAGCAGATATCCGCCCTTAGCCGGGAGTTCGAAGGGATCGTCGAGGCGAACGCACAGGTGGCCATTGACGACGAGCACGACCCGGAGGGGGGGAGCACGGCCTTCGAGCGGGCGCACGTCGCCGCTCTGCTGTCCCAGTCGCGCGAGCATCTGAACGATCTCGATCGCGCCCTGGAACGGTTGGAGAGAGGCGACTACGGACGCTGCGAGCAATGCGGTGAGCCGATCCCGACGGAGCGCCTCGAAGTTCGCCCGGCGGCGAAAACCTGCGTGCGCTGCGCGTCCGTAGCTCGCTGA
- a CDS encoding transposase: protein MLVKGARKGFAWQDYRDLLVRAHLQLGAPIIVVWGTLNTHRAAGLREYAGSHEWFTVIQLPSYSPDLNPMEGIWSWLRRGPMANTGFTDPDHLARTLR, encoded by the coding sequence CTGCTAGTCAAAGGAGCACGCAAGGGTTTTGCCTGGCAGGACTACCGCGACCTCCTGGTCCGTGCGCACCTGCAACTCGGCGCCCCGATCATTGTCGTCTGGGGCACTTTGAACACCCACCGTGCTGCCGGATTGCGGGAGTACGCAGGCAGCCACGAATGGTTCACCGTCATCCAGCTGCCCTCCTACAGTCCGGACTTGAATCCTATGGAAGGGATCTGGTCGTGGTTACGGCGCGGGCCGATGGCCAACACCGGCTTCACCGACCCCGACCACCTCGCCCGCACCCTCCGCTGA
- a CDS encoding GNAT family N-acetyltransferase, with the protein MSDLGPIAWPPEPIKTERLVLRESEARDRAAFIELLASPEVHTYLGGPRPRDELEREMPGVPERWPGSFVVDLDGAMIGHILLRRATEHRRPAAAGKVDLGYLFLPRAWGFGYAAEACAAVLGWFDGVLPAEPVVLHTQTANVGSMRLAAKLGFAEVERFQAWDAEQWLGLRSPVMAST; encoded by the coding sequence ATGTCAGACCTGGGGCCCATCGCCTGGCCGCCTGAGCCGATCAAGACCGAGAGACTCGTGCTCCGTGAGTCCGAGGCCCGGGACCGTGCGGCGTTCATCGAGCTACTGGCGTCGCCAGAGGTGCACACCTACCTCGGCGGCCCCCGCCCGCGTGACGAGCTTGAGCGCGAGATGCCCGGGGTACCCGAGCGGTGGCCCGGGAGTTTCGTCGTTGATCTCGACGGGGCGATGATCGGCCACATCCTGCTCAGGAGAGCAACGGAGCACCGTCGCCCAGCTGCTGCGGGGAAAGTTGATCTCGGCTATCTGTTCCTGCCGCGGGCGTGGGGATTCGGGTATGCCGCCGAGGCGTGCGCGGCGGTACTCGGCTGGTTCGACGGCGTCCTTCCCGCCGAGCCGGTGGTGCTCCACACCCAAACCGCCAACGTCGGCTCGATGCGCCTCGCGGCAAAGCTGGGGTTCGCCGAGGTAGAGCGGTTCCAGGCCTGGGACGCCGAGCAATGGCTCGGCCTGCGGTCGCCTGTCATGGCGTCCACGTGA
- the galE gene encoding UDP-glucose 4-epimerase GalE, which translates to MKVLISGGAGYIGSTVASACLNAGITPVILDSLVTGRREFTEGRAFYRGDIEDGVLVDRIFAEHPEIEAVVHCAALIVVPDSVGDPLGYYQANVGKSLDFVGHLIRNDCQKMIFSSSGSIYLPGDDFSVDEESGIAPQSPYARTKAVCEGMFADIAATQPIRVLSLRYFNPIGADPELRTGLQLRRPSHALGKLIEAHDGGVPFEITGTDWPTRDGSGIRDYVHVWDLATAHVAALQRFESALADARSSVINLGTGTGTTVTELVSSFNSVVTPPVAVVDADPRPGDVAGAFTRSDRAKRLLGWEPQFSIAEGIRDSLRWAEIRDQRLAQ; encoded by the coding sequence ATGAAGGTACTGATCTCGGGCGGCGCGGGGTACATCGGTAGCACTGTCGCCTCTGCCTGTCTGAACGCCGGGATCACCCCGGTGATTCTGGACAGTCTGGTGACGGGGCGTCGGGAATTCACCGAGGGCCGCGCCTTCTACCGGGGCGACATCGAGGACGGTGTTCTGGTGGACCGGATCTTCGCCGAGCATCCGGAGATCGAGGCGGTCGTGCACTGCGCGGCGCTGATCGTGGTCCCGGATTCCGTGGGTGACCCGCTCGGCTACTACCAGGCCAACGTGGGCAAGAGCCTGGACTTCGTGGGCCACCTGATCCGCAACGACTGCCAGAAGATGATCTTCAGCTCCTCTGGCTCGATCTACCTGCCGGGCGATGACTTCAGCGTGGACGAGGAGTCCGGAATCGCCCCGCAGAGCCCGTACGCGCGCACCAAGGCGGTCTGCGAGGGCATGTTCGCCGACATCGCCGCGACCCAGCCGATCCGGGTCCTCTCTTTGCGCTACTTCAATCCGATCGGCGCCGACCCCGAGCTGCGCACCGGCCTTCAGCTGCGTCGGCCCAGCCACGCGCTCGGCAAGCTGATCGAGGCACATGACGGGGGAGTGCCGTTTGAGATCACCGGCACCGATTGGCCTACCCGGGACGGCTCCGGTATCCGTGACTACGTGCATGTCTGGGATCTGGCCACCGCACACGTGGCCGCGCTCCAGCGGTTCGAGTCCGCGCTGGCCGATGCCCGCTCTTCGGTGATCAACCTCGGGACCGGTACGGGTACCACCGTCACCGAGCTGGTCTCGTCCTTCAACAGCGTGGTCACTCCGCCGGTCGCGGTGGTCGACGCGGATCCGCGCCCGGGCGACGTGGCTGGTGCTTTCACTCGCAGCGACCGGGCCAAGCGGCTGCTCGGCTGGGAGCCGCAGTTCAGCATTGCCGAGGGCATCCGTGACTCGCTGCGCTGGGCTGAGATCCGCGACCAGCGACTCGCACAGTAG
- the cutA gene encoding divalent cation tolerance protein CutA, which produces MTTYVQVSTATATRDDAVESAQGAVKERLAAGSQIAGPVLSVHWHLGEFGEGEEWRLT; this is translated from the coding sequence ATGACTACGTACGTGCAGGTCTCGACGGCCACGGCGACGCGCGACGACGCCGTCGAGTCGGCCCAAGGAGCAGTGAAGGAGCGGCTCGCTGCCGGGTCACAGATCGCCGGTCCGGTCCTGAGTGTGCACTGGCACCTCGGCGAGTTCGGTGAGGGCGAGGAGTGGCGGCTGACCTAA
- a CDS encoding GNAT family N-acetyltransferase produces MHGSTRIRLIEPTDAAQIAAHRVRDVEAFRPWEPVQPDGFFTTEGQAERIDRLLAGYRAGTVWPGVVLADDQVIGQVTVGGILLQAHLLRGSVGYWIASVAQNQGHAGRAVGLVLQVMADKLGLHRAEASTNLENLPSQRVLRRNGFSPYGVAHSSIFLDGRWQDGLLWERLLGE; encoded by the coding sequence ATGCACGGCAGCACCAGGATCCGCCTGATCGAGCCCACCGACGCGGCCCAGATCGCAGCACATCGGGTGCGGGACGTCGAGGCCTTTAGGCCATGGGAACCGGTCCAGCCGGACGGCTTCTTCACCACGGAGGGCCAGGCGGAGCGGATCGACAGGCTGCTGGCCGGATACCGGGCCGGCACGGTCTGGCCGGGCGTGGTACTTGCCGACGACCAGGTGATCGGGCAGGTCACTGTCGGAGGCATCCTGCTGCAGGCGCACCTGCTCCGCGGCTCCGTCGGATACTGGATCGCCAGCGTCGCCCAGAATCAAGGCCACGCCGGCCGCGCCGTCGGGCTCGTACTCCAAGTGATGGCCGACAAACTCGGGTTGCACCGCGCCGAGGCGTCCACCAATCTGGAGAATCTGCCGTCGCAGCGGGTATTGCGCCGCAACGGGTTCAGTCCGTACGGCGTCGCGCACTCGTCGATATTTCTCGACGGGCGCTGGCAAGACGGGTTGCTCTGGGAGCGGCTCCTCGGTGAATAG
- a CDS encoding pyridoxamine 5'-phosphate oxidase family protein, translating to MALSREEREAFLAQPHVAALGVTDGPSRGPLLVPIWYGYRPGGMPWILTGANSRKLNLIRASGRFSLLVERSEPTPRYVSVEGPVADIAEPGPTAHRDLAARYLHGEALDRYAVWAEVELADHVVVRMRPEHWTGADLGTIA from the coding sequence ATGGCACTCTCACGTGAAGAACGCGAAGCCTTCCTGGCACAGCCGCACGTCGCCGCGCTGGGCGTCACCGACGGCCCCAGCCGCGGACCGCTACTCGTACCGATCTGGTACGGCTACCGACCCGGTGGCATGCCGTGGATCCTCACCGGCGCGAACTCGCGCAAACTGAACTTGATCAGAGCCAGCGGCCGGTTCAGCCTCCTCGTCGAGCGCAGCGAGCCCACCCCGCGGTACGTGTCCGTCGAAGGTCCCGTCGCGGACATCGCAGAGCCCGGCCCCACCGCTCACCGCGACCTCGCCGCCCGTTACCTCCACGGCGAAGCCCTGGACCGATACGCGGTATGGGCCGAGGTGGAACTCGCCGACCACGTCGTGGTCCGGATGAGGCCGGAGCACTGGACCGGCGCCGACCTGGGCACGATCGCCTGA
- a CDS encoding S8 family serine peptidase — protein sequence MFSPSQSSAVLRRRRQLVSAAVVVPLLASGLAVVQAPAQAAPSKPTVLAKPSATHKVTLVTGDVVTVTTMADGKQTAEVHRPDRAVGGVKIQEIKGDLFVIPDEAAPLLSTDKLDRRLFDVTGLIKMGYDDAKSAAVPLIATYAQPKSRAAVEPTAPRGSRLTRRLKGIRGAALSTAKRQARTFWTSVAPRGSAKLGAGVAKLWLDGRVKVDLKESVPLIGAPEAWAAGFTGKGVKVAVLDTGIDVDHPDFAGVIDGTASFVPGEAITDVNGHGTHVAGTIVGSGAASGGDYKGVAPGADLYVGKVLSGAEGYGQDSWVMAGMQWAAESGADVVNMSLGDSYPTDGSDPMSQTVDALSAQYGTLFVIAAGNAGPESISAPGAAASALTVAATDKQDQLASFSSTGPLASSGAMKPDIAAPGVDITAARSQEMTDGGEGLYRTLSGTSMATPHVVGAAAILAQQHPDWTGAQLKEHLMSTAKGLDEGYSPYEVGTGRVDVAAAVRTAVRGTGSLFFGNHTWPHEPSDVAVTKDLTFTNTGAADVTLNLALSDDGGPFTLGATEVSVPAGGTAAVPVTGDPQSASVGRHVGYVMATDAATGKPVTRTSVALLKEEERYDLNIKLVGRDGKPASGWVGINLAGDTLPWSVYVDGRTTMRMAPGLYTVAGYLDVAGEERDRSGLAVLVDPETVLKDGAANVVLDASKARLLRTEAPQRTEDRQRKVDFNVHYKGQDPYTDYRSAYVLPPTYDDVYVSPTEPMKQGEFVLTTRWRKGEPQLALSTPGGRLRFDALVQTGSTLDSATDRRDVVYAGDGTAAAYEKVKAKGKVAVVEHSDEVSPLERAEAAATAGAKALIVVNDGAGALMEYVGESTIPVATVHRDAGRTLIAMARSGTLKLTVKQTQYTPYVYDLTRDYPRQVPDRALVYKPTRSDLARIDARYYSATDGELAEGYRSDFTLSPSVNIPETEWHPGTRTEWVTPGQVWREFHTQGVDGTLPWSMVSGDNTYEKGSTTRLNWFAPATRPGQSESFGVYNSRWQNYMTWNVQAWASASDNMRLGGYLPWGETPSHLQVFQGDTRIYDNPNSGDMQWQEVPAGKLPYRAVLDAERPGDVFRLSTRTHTEWTFLSDTVDSDSFEPFSVLNLDYELESSLHGDVKADATQQIALKPVSMDLGTVPGTVTRVKLDVSYDDGATWQKVTLAKGAHGYWTGSFRTAKKPGGFISVRASAGTDSGFGVKNEIIRAYGLR from the coding sequence ATGTTCTCTCCCTCACAGTCTTCCGCCGTCCTGCGCAGACGCCGGCAGTTGGTCTCGGCCGCCGTCGTGGTGCCGCTGCTGGCGTCGGGGCTCGCGGTTGTGCAAGCGCCCGCTCAAGCGGCTCCGAGCAAGCCCACCGTTCTCGCCAAGCCCTCGGCAACCCACAAGGTCACCCTGGTCACCGGCGACGTCGTCACGGTCACCACGATGGCCGACGGCAAGCAGACCGCCGAGGTCCACCGGCCGGACAGAGCCGTCGGCGGCGTAAAGATCCAGGAGATCAAGGGTGACCTGTTCGTCATCCCGGACGAGGCGGCGCCCCTGCTGAGCACGGACAAGCTGGACCGGCGGCTGTTCGACGTCACCGGCCTGATCAAGATGGGCTACGACGATGCGAAGTCGGCCGCGGTGCCGCTGATCGCGACGTACGCCCAGCCGAAGTCTCGCGCGGCCGTCGAGCCGACGGCCCCCCGCGGCAGCAGGCTGACCCGCAGACTCAAGGGCATCCGCGGCGCCGCGCTCAGCACCGCGAAGCGGCAGGCCCGCACCTTCTGGACCAGCGTCGCGCCGCGGGGCAGCGCGAAGTTGGGCGCGGGTGTGGCGAAGCTGTGGCTCGACGGCCGAGTGAAGGTCGACCTGAAGGAGAGCGTGCCGCTGATCGGCGCTCCCGAGGCCTGGGCGGCCGGGTTCACCGGCAAGGGCGTCAAGGTCGCGGTTCTCGACACAGGCATCGACGTCGACCATCCCGACTTCGCCGGCGTGATCGACGGCACGGCCAGCTTCGTGCCGGGCGAGGCCATCACCGACGTCAACGGGCACGGCACGCATGTGGCCGGCACCATCGTCGGATCGGGCGCCGCCTCCGGTGGCGACTACAAGGGCGTCGCTCCCGGGGCCGACCTGTACGTCGGGAAGGTGCTCAGCGGCGCGGAGGGCTACGGCCAGGACTCCTGGGTCATGGCCGGCATGCAGTGGGCCGCCGAGTCCGGTGCGGACGTCGTGAACATGAGCCTCGGCGACTCCTACCCGACCGACGGCAGCGACCCGATGTCGCAGACGGTCGACGCGCTGTCCGCGCAGTACGGCACTCTGTTCGTCATCGCTGCCGGCAACGCGGGCCCGGAGAGCATCTCCGCCCCGGGCGCGGCCGCCTCGGCGCTGACCGTGGCGGCCACGGACAAGCAGGACCAGCTCGCGTCCTTCTCCAGCACCGGCCCGCTGGCCTCCTCCGGCGCCATGAAGCCGGACATCGCGGCGCCAGGAGTGGACATCACCGCGGCCCGCTCGCAGGAGATGACCGACGGTGGTGAGGGCCTGTACCGCACGCTCAGCGGCACCTCGATGGCCACCCCGCACGTGGTCGGCGCGGCGGCGATCCTGGCCCAGCAGCACCCGGACTGGACCGGCGCGCAGCTCAAGGAACACCTGATGAGCACCGCGAAGGGCCTGGACGAGGGGTACTCTCCGTACGAGGTCGGCACCGGCCGTGTCGACGTGGCCGCCGCCGTGCGGACCGCCGTCCGCGGCACCGGATCGCTTTTCTTCGGGAACCACACGTGGCCGCACGAGCCGAGCGACGTCGCCGTGACGAAGGACCTGACCTTCACCAACACCGGTGCCGCCGACGTCACACTGAACCTCGCGTTGAGCGACGACGGCGGCCCGTTCACCCTGGGGGCGACCGAGGTGAGCGTCCCGGCGGGCGGCACCGCCGCCGTCCCGGTGACCGGTGACCCGCAATCCGCCTCGGTGGGCCGGCACGTCGGCTACGTCATGGCGACCGACGCGGCCACCGGGAAGCCGGTGACCCGCACGTCCGTGGCGCTGCTCAAGGAAGAGGAGCGCTACGACCTGAACATCAAGCTGGTCGGCCGGGACGGCAAGCCCGCCTCCGGCTGGGTCGGCATCAACCTGGCCGGTGACACCCTTCCTTGGTCGGTCTACGTCGACGGCAGGACGACCATGCGCATGGCTCCGGGCCTCTACACCGTCGCGGGGTATCTCGACGTGGCCGGGGAAGAGAGGGACCGCTCGGGTCTGGCCGTACTGGTCGACCCGGAGACCGTGCTGAAGGACGGTGCCGCGAACGTGGTGCTGGACGCGAGCAAGGCCCGGCTGCTGCGGACCGAGGCGCCGCAGCGTACGGAGGACCGCCAGCGCAAGGTCGACTTCAACGTCCACTACAAGGGCCAGGACCCGTACACGGACTATCGCAGCGCGTATGTGCTGCCGCCGACGTACGACGACGTCTACGTCTCGCCGACGGAGCCGATGAAACAGGGCGAGTTCGTGCTGACCACCCGTTGGCGCAAGGGCGAGCCGCAACTCGCTCTGAGCACGCCGGGTGGTCGCCTCCGCTTCGACGCGCTGGTGCAGACCGGCAGCACACTGGACTCCGCCACCGACCGGCGGGACGTGGTCTACGCGGGCGACGGCACCGCGGCCGCCTACGAGAAGGTCAAGGCCAAGGGCAAGGTCGCTGTTGTCGAGCACAGCGACGAGGTCTCGCCGCTGGAGCGCGCCGAGGCCGCGGCCACGGCCGGTGCGAAAGCCCTGATCGTGGTCAACGACGGTGCCGGCGCCCTGATGGAGTACGTCGGCGAGTCGACCATCCCGGTCGCCACCGTGCACCGCGACGCCGGCAGGACACTCATCGCGATGGCCAGGTCCGGCACCCTGAAACTGACAGTGAAGCAGACCCAGTACACCCCGTACGTCTACGACCTGACCCGCGACTACCCCCGGCAGGTCCCGGACCGAGCCCTGGTCTACAAGCCGACCAGGAGCGACCTCGCGCGGATCGACGCCCGCTACTACTCGGCCACGGACGGCGAGTTGGCGGAAGGCTACCGATCCGACTTCACCCTCAGCCCGTCCGTCAACATTCCCGAAACGGAGTGGCACCCGGGCACCCGCACCGAGTGGGTGACCCCGGGGCAGGTCTGGAGAGAGTTCCACACGCAGGGCGTCGACGGCACCCTGCCGTGGTCGATGGTGTCGGGCGACAACACGTACGAGAAGGGCAGTACCACCCGTCTGAACTGGTTCGCCCCAGCGACCCGCCCCGGGCAGAGCGAGTCCTTCGGCGTGTACAACTCCCGCTGGCAGAACTACATGACGTGGAATGTGCAGGCGTGGGCCTCCGCCAGCGACAACATGCGGCTGGGTGGCTACCTGCCGTGGGGTGAGACACCGTCCCACCTGCAGGTCTTCCAGGGCGACACACGGATATACGACAACCCGAACAGCGGAGACATGCAGTGGCAGGAGGTGCCGGCGGGCAAGCTGCCCTACCGCGCCGTCCTCGACGCGGAGCGGCCCGGTGACGTCTTCCGGCTGTCGACGCGCACCCACACCGAGTGGACGTTCCTGTCCGACACCGTCGACTCGGACTCCTTCGAGCCGTTCTCGGTGCTGAACCTGGACTACGAGCTGGAGTCGAGTCTGCACGGCGACGTCAAGGCCGACGCGACCCAGCAGATCGCGCTCAAGCCGGTGTCGATGGACCTCGGCACCGTGCCGGGCACCGTCACCAGGGTGAAGCTGGACGTCTCGTACGACGACGGCGCCACCTGGCAGAAGGTGACCCTGGCCAAGGGCGCCCACGGTTACTGGACGGGTTCGTTCAGGACGGCGAAGAAGCCCGGCGGTTTCATCTCGGTCCGCGCGAGCGCCGGGACGGACAGCGGCTTCGGTGTCAAGAACGAGATCATCCGGGCGTACGGCCTGCGATGA
- a CDS encoding transcriptional regulator TrmB, with protein sequence MLDVLGLEPDDECVYRVLLGRPNSTATLLSDLLVVAQADVDKALSRLVGWGLVIRSVDERFSAAPPAMALGALISQRRDGLRVAEQALVTFAEEHRAAMTGNSINDLIEVVTGVDAIRHRFLQVQQAARTEVRSFITAPFLAVPPDENTAEPMAIGRGVHFRAVLDRAVLAEPGMVTDAIDSLRNGVQLRVADQLPMKLVLADADLGLVPLAVTPAGEPGAVLLHRSGLLDALDALFETVWRTAHPLHLSGTGGEAETTVELGVEGPTDLDRRILALLLAGLTDPTAAAQLGLSPRTLHRRLRHLMDIAGVRTRMQLGGYAVRHGWVESR encoded by the coding sequence GTGCTGGACGTTCTGGGCCTCGAACCCGATGACGAGTGCGTCTACCGGGTGCTGCTCGGAAGGCCGAACTCCACCGCGACGCTGCTGTCGGATCTGCTCGTCGTAGCGCAGGCCGACGTCGACAAGGCCTTGTCCCGCCTGGTCGGGTGGGGACTGGTGATCAGGTCGGTGGACGAGCGGTTCAGCGCCGCCCCGCCGGCCATGGCCCTCGGCGCTCTCATCAGCCAGCGCCGGGACGGTCTGCGCGTCGCTGAGCAGGCGCTGGTGACCTTCGCCGAGGAACACCGGGCGGCGATGACCGGGAACAGCATCAACGATCTGATCGAGGTCGTCACGGGCGTCGACGCCATCCGTCATCGCTTTCTGCAGGTGCAGCAGGCGGCCCGCACGGAGGTCCGCAGCTTCATCACCGCACCGTTCCTCGCCGTGCCGCCCGACGAGAACACGGCCGAACCCATGGCCATCGGCCGCGGCGTGCACTTCCGGGCGGTACTGGACCGGGCCGTGCTGGCAGAGCCGGGCATGGTCACCGACGCGATCGATTCACTGCGCAACGGAGTGCAACTGCGTGTCGCCGACCAGTTGCCGATGAAACTCGTGCTGGCCGACGCCGACCTCGGACTTGTCCCGCTCGCGGTCACACCGGCCGGAGAGCCCGGCGCCGTGCTGCTGCACCGCAGCGGCCTGTTGGACGCGCTGGACGCGCTGTTCGAGACGGTATGGCGCACCGCCCACCCGCTCCACTTGTCGGGCACCGGCGGAGAGGCCGAAACCACCGTCGAGCTCGGTGTGGAGGGCCCGACCGACCTCGACCGAAGGATCCTCGCGCTGCTACTGGCCGGACTGACCGACCCGACGGCGGCGGCACAGCTCGGTCTGTCACCGCGCACGCTGCACCGACGCCTGCGCCACCTCATGGACATAGCCGGAGTTCGGACCCGGATGCAGCTGGGCGGTTACGCCGTCCGACACGGCTGGGTGGAGTCGCGGTGA